One Danio aesculapii chromosome 13, fDanAes4.1, whole genome shotgun sequence DNA window includes the following coding sequences:
- the tm9sf3 gene encoding transmembrane 9 superfamily member 3, whose protein sequence is MGLCRWTFEVVVFTAVFSSFLPVRADEHEHKYTDKEEVVLWMNTVGPYHNRQETYKYFSLPFCVGTKKTISHYHETLGEALQGVELEFSGLDIKFKEEVLQTTYCDIDLDKPKRDAFVYAIKNHYWYQMYIDDLPIWGIVGEADENGEDYYLWTYKKLEIGHNGNRIVDVNLTSEGKVKLVPNTRIPMSYSVKWKKSDVKFEDRFDKYLDPSFFQHRIHWFSIFNSFMMVIFLVGLVSMILMRTLRKDYARYSKEEEMDDMDRDLGDEYGWKQVHGDVFRPSSHPLIFSSLIGSGCQIFSVSLIVIILAMIEDLYTERGSMLSTAIFVYAATSPVNGYFGGSLYAKQGGRRWIKQMFIGAFLIPAMVCGTAFFINFIAIYYHASRAIPFGTMVAVCCICLFVILPLNLVGTILGRNLSGQPNFPCRVNAVPRPIPEKKWFMEPAVIVCLGGILPFGSIFIEMYFIFTSFWAYKIYYVYGFMMLVLVILCIVTVCVTIVCTYFLLNAEDYRWQWTSFLSAASTAVYVYMYSFYYYFFKTKMYGLFQTSFYFGYMAVFSTALGIMCGAVGYMGTSAFVRKIYTNVKID, encoded by the exons ATGGGGCTCTGCAGGTGGACGTTTGAAGTGGTTGTCTTCACGGCTGTTTTTAGTTCGTTTCTGCCAGTTCGAGCAGATGAACACGAGCACAAG TACACAGATAAAGAGGAGGTGGTTTTATGGATGAATACAGTGGGCCCTTATCACAACCGACAGGAGACCTATAAGTACTTCTCCCTACCGTTCTGTGTGGGAACGAAGAAAACTATTAGTCATTATCATGAGACATTAGGAGAGGCGCTGCAGGGGGTTGAATTGGAGTTCAGCGGTCTGGACATCAAGTTCAAAG AGGAGGTGTTGCAGACGACGTACTGTGACATTGATCTAGACAAACCTAAAAGAGATGCGTTTGTCTATGCCATCAAGAACCACTACTGGTACCAAATGTACATAGATGACCTTCCCATCTGGG gaATCGTTGGTGAAGCGGATGAGAATGGAGAGGACTATTACCTCTGGACTTACAAAAAGCTGGAGATTGGACACAATGGGAACAGAATTGTAGATGTTAACCTGACCAGTGAGGGCAAGGTCAAGCTTGTGCCAAACACAAGAATTCCCATGTCATACTCT GTCAAGTGGAAGAAATCTGATGTGAAATTTGAGGATAGATTTGACAAATACCTTGATCCATCTTTCTTTCAACATAGA ATTCACTGGTTCTCAATATTCAACTCCTTCATGATGGTGATTTTCCTGGTGGGCCTTGTTTCAATGATTCTGATGAGGACATTAAGGAAAGACTATGCCAGATACAGCAAAGAGGAGGAAATGGATGACATG GATCGTGATCTCGGTGATGAATATGGCTGGAAGCAGGTTCACGGGGATGTGTTCAGGCCATCCAGTCACCCGCTGATCTTCTCCTCCCTCATTGGCTCTGGCTGTCAAATCTTTTCAGTTTCCCTCATAGTCATCATTTTGGCCATGATTGAGGACTTGTATACAGA GAGAGGGTCCATGTTGAGTACAGCCATATTTGTTTATGCTGCTACGTCTCCAGTGAATGGGTACTTTGGTGGAAGCCTATATGCAAAACAAGGAG GAAGGAGATGGATAAAGCAGATGTTCATAGGTGCTTTTCTGATTCCTGCAATGGTGTGTGGCACAGCGTTCTTCATCAACTTCATCGCCATCTACTACCATGCCTCAAGAGCAATCCCATTCGGCACTATG GTTGCGGTGTGCTGCATCTGCTTATTTGTAATTCTACCTCTGAACCTGGTGGGGACGATCCTGGGCAGAAACCTCTCTGGACAGCCCAACTTTCCTTGTAGAGTCAATGCTGTACCCAGACCTATCCCAGAAAAGAAATG GTTTATGGAGCCAGCAGTGATCGTGTGTTTAGGTGGCATCCTTCCATTTGGCTCTATATTTATTGAAAT GTACTTCATTTTCACATCTTTCTGGGCCTACAAGATTTACTATGTGTATGGATTTATGATGCTGGTGCTGGTAATCCTGTGCATCGTTACTGTCTGCGTCACCATCGTCTGTACCTACTTCCTTCTCAATGCAGAAGACTACAGATG GCAGTGGACAAGCTTTCTCTCTGCAGCGTCAACAGCAGTTTATGTTTACATGTACTCCTTCTACTACTATTTCTTCAAAACAAA GATGTATGGCTTATTCCAGACGTCATTCTACTTTGGCTACATGGCTGTGTTCAGCACTGCTCTGGGAATCATGTGTG GAGCGGTGGGTTACATGGGAACAAGTGCCTTCGTGAGGAAGATCTACACAAATGTGAAAATCGACTAA